The Euphorbia lathyris chromosome 3, ddEupLath1.1, whole genome shotgun sequence genome contains a region encoding:
- the LOC136224686 gene encoding SPX domain-containing protein 1-like — MKYGKRLREEIERTFPEWKGQFISYKKLKKQLKLINPRSKANNIIYRRWPRFATRRFLQVNNMRLIIGFTRLLDNELKKVNTFYVDKEEDYIIRLKELQIRAANLEDDEEEIKLKVQKDILNFHGEMVLLLNYSVLNFTGLIKIVKKHNKRTGKKFEFTSMPKAKAMQQPFFSTDLLYKLMKECEAMLGPLFLPREDAPL, encoded by the exons aTGAAGTACGGAAAGAGGCTAAGAGAGGAGATAGAGAGAACCTTTCCAGAGTGGAAAGGTCAGTTCATATCTTATAAGAAACTGAAGAAGCAATTGAAGCTGATTAATCCTAGATCCAAAGccaataatattatttatagaaGATGGCCAAGATTTGCAACCAGAAGATTCTTACAAGTCAATAATATGAGACTAATCATTGGTTTTACTAGATTATTGGATAATGAACTCAAGAAAGTGAACACTTTTTATGTTGATAAGGAGGAAGATTATATCATCCGATTAAAG GAGCTGCAAATTAGGGCAGCAAACTTGgaggatgatgaagaagaaattaAGTTAAAAGTGCAGAAGGATATCTTAAATTTTCATGGAGAAATGGTTCTGCTGCTTAATTACAGTGTCCTCAATTTTACAG GATTGATAAAGATAGTGAAGAAGCACAACAAGAGGACAGGAAAGAAATTCGAATTTACGTCAATGCCCAAGGCTAAGGCTATGCAGCAACCCTTCTTTTCCACAGATTTGCTTTACAAGCTCATGAAGGAGTGTGAAGCAATGTTGGgtcctctttttcttcctcgTGAAGATGCCCCTCTATAA